One Fusarium musae strain F31 chromosome 6, whole genome shotgun sequence DNA segment encodes these proteins:
- a CDS encoding hypothetical protein (EggNog:ENOG41), producing the protein MNNEQPRRTSFGMLLRRSKSGDLGKGGRKAQALREAELERQRQASTRIAPKLPEFANHSEQLSKSFGPELRPESPANVPRSADYITVRPSAEYPRGYGAAAHAAVPVPPLPNGGFDPYARTESMTNRGRYSYASSAISTVNSPRRVRRRKDPTPLNILVIGTRNSGKTSFLEFLKTALALPPKKRAKKGDDEVPQNRNTPSGNFIPHYLETEIDGERVGLTIWDSEGLEKNVVDLQLREMSAFLESKFEETFAEEMKVVRSPGVQDTHIHATFLVLDPSRLDRNIASARNPAINGQQNGHLGARVLGSLDEDLDLQVLRTLQGKTTVIPVIAKADTITTKHMNVLKRSVWDSIKKSGLDPLEALGLDDEDESSITSERIAEEDEEEDEVGHERGGAQTPESQEFPLQGHRESPAASPSSKRLSTSSIRRHKAQEEAKEKEDEIPFLPLSIISPDLYEPGVIGRQFPWGFADPYNEEHCDFQRLKEAVFSEWRAELREASREQWYEGWRTNRLKQRDVPYRHR; encoded by the exons ATGAACAACGAGCAGCCTCGCCGTACCAGTTTCGGCATGTTACTCCGACGCAGCAAAAGTGGCGATCTAGGCAAAGGTGGTCGTAAGGCGCAGGCCCTTAGGGAGGCTGAGCTTGAACGACAGCGCCAGGCCTCGACGCGCATTGCTCCTAAGCTGCCCGAATTCGCCAACCATTCTGAACAACTATCTAAATCCTTTGGCCCCGAGTTGCGCCCCGAGTCACCAGCCAACGTTCCTCGATCAGCAGATTACATTACTGTCAGGCCTTCAGCAGAATATCCTCGGGGATATGGCGCTGCTGCACATGCTGCCGTCCCTGTTCCGCCGTTGCCCAACGGTGGTTTCGATCCATATGCCAGAACAGAAAGCATGACGAACCGTGGCCGCTACAGCTATGCTAGTAGTGCTATTAGCACGGTCAACAGTCCTCGTCGTGTTCGCAGACGAAAGGACCCGACGCCTTTGAA CATTCTCGTCATTGGTACTCGTAACTCTGGAAAAACATCCTTTCTTGAGTTTCTCAAAACCGCGCTCGCTCTTCCACCTAAGAAACGAGCCAAGAAGGGTGATGACGAAGTGCCGCAGAATCGCAACACCCCCTCTGGAAACTTTATTCCACACTACCTTGAAACTGAGATTGACGGGGAGCGTGTTGGTCTCACCATCTGGGACTCAGAAGGCCTAGAGAAGAATGTAGTCGACCTTCAACTTAGGGAAATGTCCGCATTCCTTGAAAGCAAGTTTGAGGAAACCTTTGCAGAGGAAATGAAGGTTGTACGCTCTCCTGGTGTGCAAGACACCCACATCCATGCGAccttccttgtccttgatccTTCTCGATTGGATCGCAACATTGCATCCGCAAGGAACCCAGCTATCAATGGTCAGCAAAACGGACACCTTGGTGCGCGTGTGCTAGGGAGCCTGGATGAAGACCTTGATTTGCAAGTTCTGCGTACGCTCCAGGGCAAGACTACTGTGATCCCAGTCATTGCCAAGGCCGACACCATTACCACCAAGCATATGAATGTTCTCAAACGAAGCGTTTGGGACAGCATCAAGAAATCGGGCCTAGATCCCCTGGAAGcacttggccttgatgatgaggacgagagTAGTATTACTTCTGAAAGGATTgccgaggaggacgaggaggaagatgaggtcgGACACGAACGCGGTGGTGCTCAAACCCCTGAAAGCCAGGAATTCCCACTACAGGGCCATCGAGAAAGCCCAGCGGCGTCTCCAAGCTCCAAAAGACTATCCACCAGCTCCATTCGGCGACATAAAGCACAAGAAGAGgccaaagaaaaggaagatgAGATCCCTTTCCTGCCACTTTCCATCATCAGTCCGGATCTGTACGAACCAGGTGTCATTGGCCGACAGTTCCCGTGGGGTTTTGCTGATCCTTACAATGAAGAACATTGTGACTTTCAACGGCTGAAAGAGGCTGTTTTTAGCGAATGGCGTGCCGAGCTACGTGAAGCTAGTCGGGAACAGTGGTACGAGGGATGGAGAACGAACCGACTCAAGCAGAGGGATGTCCCCTATCGTCATCGATGA
- a CDS encoding hypothetical protein (EggNog:ENOG41), translating to MLRNAMQGHSARATMRCRHRMLAPSLRRLQSGGPFQAMRPPSPEELGAPRHAKEYRQGRRWARRLLLTCVMGGTIYLGDRQIYASGFGRSLHTFGTGLLVAFDYKLNFRPQPITGGTVQDLHNRNAERLFNLLRSNGGLYLKIGQAIAMQSAVLPPEFQKMFSRMFDDAPQDDWSDIEAVIRQDFGKSVEEVFGVSFTGKEGMGLMERKARASASVAQVHWARLADGREVAIKIQKREIAKQISWDLWAFKTVAWIYSKWFDLPLYKLVPFITERLELETDFVNEAKNSEKMRELVNAEKALKGRVYIPTVYPEFTTKRVLVTEWIEGVRLWDKKAITSRWLGGHGNGSPGAGRPLPQIDIEAARLELRTRPFQENLKPERQELWRGRRGRGGLGLSTREVMTTMVDLFSAQIFKWGVVHCDPHPGNIFIRRLPNGRAELVLIDHGLYVYMSSKFRNEYATFWKALMTFDNKTISRVTEAWGIKAADLFASATLLRPYEGGDKRTHNGIMKDLEGNTPAERHYEMQKRMKQGIREILTDEDKWPQELIFIGRNMRIVQGNNQYLGSPVNRVKMMGEWASRSLFEDPQLPLSQRLQNRWRHVIFKTVMAASDVAFYIFKLRQWLGLGGGMEDEMEKRMKDVAQDFGIELQHDVFEG from the exons ATGTTGCGCAACGCCATGCAAGGCCACTCAGCGCGCGCCACCATGCGCTGCCGACACAGAATGCTCGCACCATCGTTGCGAAGATTACAATCAGGTGGCCCTTTCCAGGCCATGCGACCGCCGTCGCCAGAGGAGCTTGGTGCCCCCCGGCATGCAAAGGAATACAGACAGGGACGGCGGTGGGCGCGGCGCTTGCTCTTGACATGCGTAATGGGAGGTACTATCTATCTCGGGGATCGTCAGATATACGCATCTGGTTTTGGCCGCTCTCTACATACGTTCGGAACCGGCTTGCTCGTAGCCTTCGACTACAAGCTGAATTTTCGACCCCAGCCTATTACTGGCGGGACTGTGCAGGACTTGCATAATCGGAATGCCGAGCGACTGTTCAACCTTCTCCGTTCCAATGGCGGACTTTATCTCAAGATCGGACAGGCTATTGCAATGCAGAGTGCCGTGCTGCCCCCCGAATTCCAAAAGATGTTTAGTCGCATGTTTGACGACGCACCGCAAGACGATTGGAGTGACATCGAAGCAGTGATAAGACAAGACTTCGGGAAAAGTGTCGAAGAGGTCTTTGGCGTCAGCTTTACAGGAAAAGAGGGAATGGGGTTGATGGAGCGCAAGGCTCGAGCGAGTGCGAGTGTTGCTCAAGTCCATTGGGCCAGACTTGCGGATGGTCGCGAAGTCGCTATCAAAATACAGAAACGGGAGATTGCCAAGCAAATATCATGGGATCTATGGGCCTTCAA GACCGTCGCGTGGATATATTCGAAGTGGTTTGACCTCCCACTGTACAAACTAGTCCCTTTCATTACGGAGCGACTCGAGCTAGAGACTGATTTCGTCAATGAGGCCAAGAATTCAGAAAAAATGCGAGAGCTTGTTAATGCAGAGAAAGCCTTGAAAGGGAGGGTATACATTCCTACGGTTTATCCCGAATTTACGACAAAGCGAGTTCTCGTGACCGAGTGGATCGAGGGTGTGAGGCTTTGGGATAAGAAAGCCATAACATCGAGATGGCTCGGAGGGCATGGCAATGGATCTCCTGGCGCTGGTCGCCCACTCCCGCAAATTGATATTGAGGCCGCACGACTTGAGCTTCGGACAAGGCCATTCCAAGAGAACCTCAAGCCAGAGCGTCAGGAATTATGGAGAGGCCGACGAGGCCGTGGGGGACTTGGTCTGTCAACACGAGAAGTCATGACGACCATGGTGGACCTCTTCTCCGCACAGATTTTCAAGTGGGGTGTCGTTCACTGCGACCCGCACCCTGGCAATATCTTTATCAGACGTTTGCCCAATGGGCGAGCCGAGCTTGTGCTTATTGACCATGGCCTCTATGTGTACATGTCATCGAAGTTCAGAAACGAGTACGCCACCTTCTGGAAAGCACTCATGACCTTCGACAACAAAACAATATCACGAGTGACAGAAGCATGGGGGATCAAGGCGGCAGATCTCTTCGCGAGCGCAACATTACTGCGGCCGTACGAGGGTGGAGATAAGCGCACGCATAATGGGATAATGAAAGACCTCGAAGGCAATACGCCGGCTGAGCGACATTACGAGATGCAGAAGCGAATGAAGCAGGGCATTCGAGAGATCCTGACAGATGAAGACAAATGGCCACAAGAGCTGATTTTCATCGGTCGCAATATGCGAATCGTACAAGGCAACAACCAGTATCTCGGATCACCAGTCAACCGCGTCAAGATGATGGGCGAGTGGGCGAGCCGAAGTCTATTCGAGGACCCCCAGTTGCCACTGAGCCAACGCCTTCAGAATCGCTGGCGCCatgtcatcttcaagacTGTCATGGCTGCCTCTGATGTGGCCTTCTACATCTTTAAGCTGCGCCAGTGGTTGGGCCTTGGAGGAGGGATGGAGGATGAAATGGAAAAAAGAATGAAGGATGTCGCACAAGACTTTGGCATCGAGCTTCAGCATGATGTTTTTGAAGGCTGA